One Mustela nigripes isolate SB6536 chromosome 5, MUSNIG.SB6536, whole genome shotgun sequence DNA segment encodes these proteins:
- the LOC132018592 gene encoding uncharacterized protein LOC132018592, whose product MESSGKGTPGPPSLPRRLPLPLFTYEVAHGGRIGIPVTLPKRHSSPHRAGPRKSASTALGLPTPPARCPWLLLFGRALPGLCRGCATCPTAAGRRAPGVGYGGGDTGDARAPATCPAGAARRRRSGPPGGVGGRGKQRGSGRTQNPGIFPPWYQDRTLLHGETCCAVSHLTVFSCLLLPSVEPTVTISPSRTEVLNHHNMLVCSVTDFYPGQIKVRWFRNDQEEKAGVVSTPLIRNGDWTFQILVMLEVTPQRGDVYTCHVEHPSLQSPITVEWRAQSESAQSKMLSGIGGFVLGLIFLGLGLIIRHRSQKGPHGSPPTGLLR is encoded by the exons ATGGAGTCAAGCGGGAAGGGGACCCCGGGTCCCCCAAGCCTGCCCCGGCGGCTCCCTCTCCCGCTCTTTACCTATGAGGTGGCCCACGGAGGTCGCATAGGGATCCCGGTGACTCTTCCCAAACGCCATAGTAGCCCCCACCGAGCCGGGCCCAGGAAATCCGCCTCCACCGCTCTCGGGCTCCCGACTCCACCCGCTCGGTGCCCCTGGCTCCTCCTCTTCGGCCGGGCGCTTCCCGGGCTCTGCAGAGGCTGCGCGACCTGCCCGACCGCTGCGGGGCGCCGGGCACCCGGCGTGGGGTACGGGGGCGGGGACACCGGGGACGCCCGCGCACCTGCCACGTGCCCCGCGGGAGCGGCGAGGAGGCGGCGGTCCGGGCCGCCGGGGGGTGTGGGCGGGCGGGGGAAACAGCGGGGCTCGGGCAGg ACTCAGAATCCAGGGATCTTTCCACCCTGGTACCAAGACAGGACTCTTCTCCATGGGGAGACTTGCTGTGCAGTCTCACATCTTACTGTCTTTTCTTGTCTGTTACTCCCCTCAGTGGAACCTACAGTGACCATCTCCCCATCCAGGACGGAGGTTCTGAACCACCACAACATGCTGGTCTGCTCAGTGACAGATTTCTACCCAGGCCAGATCAAAGTTCGGTGGTTTCGGAATGACCAGGAGGAGAAAGCTGGTGTGGTGTCCACTCCACTTATTAGGAATGGGGACTGGACCTTCCAGATCCTTGTCATGCTGGAAGTGACTCCCCAGCGAGGAGATGTCTACACCTGCCATGTGGAGcaccccagcctccagagcccCATCACAGTGGAATGGC GAGCACAGTCGGAATCTGCCCAGAGCAAGATGCTGAGTGGCATCGGAGGCTTTGTGCTGGGGCTGATCTTCCTCGGTCTGGGCCTTATCATCCGTCACAGGAGCCAGAAAG GACCTCATGGATCTCCGCCAACAG GGCTCCTGCGCTGA